A stretch of the Vitis vinifera cultivar Pinot Noir 40024 chromosome 16, ASM3070453v1 genome encodes the following:
- the LOC100246439 gene encoding cysteine and histidine-rich domain-containing protein RAR1, whose protein sequence is MLGLALTGLGHGSHQGPFFHDGMKEWSCCKKRSHDFSLFLAIPGCKTGKHTTEKPVLAKPAPPKNQVPAPAPAPDASSKQTCSRCQQGFFCSEHGSQAREKRLQTDLPAENNTGVQEGLAAPAKKIVDINQPQTCGNKGCGMTFKEKDNHDTACSYHPGPAVFHDRLRGWKCCDIHVKEFDEFMSIPPCTKGWHNANPAS, encoded by the exons ATGCTTGGGCTTGCTTTGACCGGGCTCGGACATGGATCTCATCAGGGA CCTTTTTTTCATGATGGGATGAAAGAGTGGAGTTGTTGCAAGAAAAGGAGTCATGATTTCAGCTTATTTCTAGCAATTCCAGG ATGTAAGACAGGTAAGCACACAACTGAGAAACCAGTACTAGCAAAGCCAGCTCCTCCAAAGAATCAAGTTCCTGCTCCAGCTCCTGCACCTGATGCATCGTCAAAACAAACTTGCTCTAGGTGTCAGCAGGGATTTTTTTGCTCAGAACATG GTTCACAAGCCAGAGAAAAGAGGTTGCAAACAGATTTGCCAGCCGAAAACAACACAGGTGTTCAGGAGGGCTTGGCTGCTCCTGCAAAGAAGATTGTTGATATAAACCAGCCACAAACCTGTGGAAACAAGGGATGTGGTATGACTTTCAAAGAAAAGGATAATCATGATACTGCTTGCAGTTATCATCCTGGGCCTGCAGTTTTCCATGACCGGCTAAGAGGG TGGAAATGCTGCGACATTCATGTGAAGGAGTTCGATGAATTCATGAGTATACCACCTTGCACCAAGGGATGGCACAATGCTAACCCAGCGTCATAA